One segment of Streptosporangium brasiliense DNA contains the following:
- a CDS encoding phosphotriesterase family protein, translated as MPDLLRDKAVQQETPPAPEQGGRAMRAAVRTVLGDIPPEELGICDAHDHLFISSPALPGQGLDDAGAALTELNAFAALGGRAVAQWTPWGMGPRTEELPGLSRRSGVHVISATGMHQAKHYDQEELTRVHDRLAGLFIHELTSGPVRAGMIKVAGAYHRLDDHARHVMAAAAEAHHATDAPIGIHLEAGTAALDVLHLLCRTHGVAPHRVILGHLHRFPDTRIHRQAAEAGAFLAFDGPSRVHHGTDWRMMDSFAALADAGHARQILLGGDTVVPAARSSADGPGMPFLLSGLRPRIERELGPDIASAIFTENPARAFAARWRRP; from the coding sequence ATGCCGGACCTCCTCCGGGACAAGGCCGTCCAGCAGGAGACTCCGCCGGCACCGGAGCAGGGAGGACGCGCGATGAGGGCGGCGGTCCGGACCGTGCTCGGGGACATCCCGCCGGAAGAGCTGGGCATCTGCGACGCCCACGACCACCTGTTCATCAGCTCCCCGGCGCTGCCGGGCCAGGGACTGGACGACGCCGGAGCCGCGCTCACCGAGCTGAACGCCTTCGCCGCGCTCGGCGGGCGCGCGGTGGCGCAATGGACGCCCTGGGGGATGGGGCCCCGCACCGAAGAACTGCCCGGCCTCTCCCGGCGGTCCGGCGTCCATGTCATCTCCGCCACCGGAATGCACCAGGCCAAGCACTACGACCAGGAGGAGCTGACGCGCGTCCACGACAGGCTGGCCGGGCTGTTCATCCACGAGCTGACCAGCGGCCCCGTGCGGGCCGGGATGATCAAAGTCGCCGGGGCCTATCACCGCCTCGACGACCACGCCCGGCACGTCATGGCCGCCGCAGCCGAGGCGCACCATGCCACCGACGCGCCCATCGGCATCCACCTGGAGGCCGGAACCGCCGCCCTGGACGTGCTCCACCTGCTGTGCCGGACACACGGGGTCGCTCCGCACCGGGTGATCCTCGGGCACCTGCACCGGTTCCCGGACACGCGGATCCACCGGCAGGCCGCCGAGGCCGGCGCCTTCCTGGCATTCGACGGTCCGTCCCGCGTGCACCACGGCACCGACTGGCGCATGATGGACAGCTTCGCGGCCCTCGCCGACGCCGGCCACGCCCGGCAGATCCTGCTCGGCGGTGACACGGTCGTCCCGGCGGCCAGGTCCAGTGCCGACGGCCCGGGAATGCCGTTCCTGCTGAGCGGCCTGCGCCCGCGGATCGAGCGCGAGTTGGGCCCCGACATCGCATCCGCGATCTTCACGGAGAATCCGGCCCGCGCGTTCGCGGCGCGATGGCGGCGGCCATGA
- a CDS encoding MFS transporter — protein MTALLDREQSSAAPARLWTRDFTLYFGARAVSLLGDAMMPVATALAVGAIYGVAGVGYVLAVWTAPFVIFVLFGGVFADRVGARSMMVGADVVRIFTQTAVAVAFFAGTPPFWLLLSASFLSGTAAAMFQPGVNGMVPLVAEDPQRANGTLKIADAATQLGGPVLAGLLMALTGAGAVYAVDAGTFLLSGLCLVFIRLAPAAGAKERSTVMLDLRRGWTEFRSRSWMWSVILIWVFFGVLVFGPYIPLGSRLIGDRLGDAAYGWVMAGLGAGTVLGGLIAIRFRPARPLAAGGVAMSGFAFIPLPVALELPLPLLVAGQLLGGTAWAFWSVMWSTSVQTQVVPDVLNRVTAYEVAGSVAGVAVGQALVGPVSEIVNPRDLLFVSTGVSFAVCAALLLTPPIRRLRRA, from the coding sequence ATGACCGCACTTCTCGACCGTGAACAGTCCTCCGCCGCCCCGGCCAGGCTCTGGACCAGGGACTTCACGCTGTATTTCGGCGCCCGGGCGGTATCGCTGCTCGGTGACGCGATGATGCCCGTCGCGACGGCGCTGGCCGTCGGCGCGATCTACGGGGTGGCCGGCGTCGGCTATGTCCTGGCCGTCTGGACCGCCCCGTTCGTGATCTTCGTGCTGTTCGGCGGGGTGTTCGCCGACCGGGTGGGCGCCCGGAGCATGATGGTCGGCGCGGACGTCGTCCGGATCTTCACCCAGACCGCGGTGGCCGTCGCCTTCTTCGCCGGGACCCCACCGTTCTGGCTGCTGCTGTCGGCCTCGTTCCTGTCCGGGACGGCCGCCGCGATGTTCCAGCCCGGCGTCAACGGCATGGTCCCCCTCGTCGCCGAGGATCCGCAGCGCGCCAACGGCACCCTGAAGATCGCCGACGCGGCCACCCAGCTCGGCGGGCCCGTCCTCGCGGGCCTGCTGATGGCGCTGACCGGCGCGGGTGCCGTCTACGCCGTCGACGCTGGAACGTTCCTGCTCAGCGGTCTGTGCCTGGTCTTCATCCGGCTCGCCCCGGCCGCCGGGGCCAAGGAGCGCTCGACGGTCATGCTCGACCTGCGCCGCGGCTGGACGGAGTTCCGCTCCCGGAGCTGGATGTGGTCGGTGATCCTCATCTGGGTGTTCTTCGGCGTCCTGGTCTTCGGCCCCTACATCCCGCTGGGCTCGCGCCTGATCGGTGACCGCCTCGGCGACGCCGCCTACGGCTGGGTGATGGCCGGCCTCGGCGCGGGCACCGTCCTCGGCGGGCTGATCGCGATCCGGTTCCGGCCGGCGCGGCCGCTCGCCGCAGGCGGCGTGGCCATGTCCGGGTTCGCGTTCATCCCGCTGCCGGTGGCGCTGGAACTGCCGTTGCCGCTGCTGGTGGCGGGCCAGTTGCTGGGCGGGACGGCCTGGGCGTTCTGGTCGGTGATGTGGTCGACGAGCGTCCAGACGCAGGTCGTCCCCGACGTCCTCAACCGGGTCACCGCCTACGAGGTGGCCGGATCGGTGGCCGGGGTCGCCGTCGGGCAGGCGCTGGTGGGGCCGGTCTCGGAGATCGTCAACCCTCGGGACCTGCTGTTCGTCTCCACCGGAGTCAGCTTCGCGGTCTGCGCGGCCCTGCTGTTGACGCCTCCGATCCGGCGGCTGCGCCGAGCCTGA
- a CDS encoding GlxA family transcriptional regulator: MKHRVVTLVSPPQEMYPVTSASAVFGYHGPDIPGHYDFELCAERPGPVRTTMGVDMIIERGLEALDEADTLLVAGWCAGPEISPELGAAVLAAHTRGVRIMAICSGIYIPASLGLLDGRAAATHWELTADLAARFPRIRPDASVLYVDHGDVATAGATATTVDLCLNQVRRDHGAALAMRIGRQLSAAPHREGGRRQYPELPTTGPVADSLAPLLDWITANLDRPLTVEDMAARSGLSRRTLNRHFTDQLGVSPGRWLLNRRIASTRALLEETDLPVETIAQRVGLSSAVNLRRRFHAALNTTPAAYRRSFR, encoded by the coding sequence GTGAAACACCGCGTGGTCACCCTGGTCAGCCCGCCCCAGGAGATGTATCCGGTGACCAGCGCCTCGGCCGTCTTCGGCTACCACGGCCCGGACATCCCCGGGCACTACGACTTCGAGCTCTGCGCCGAGCGCCCGGGGCCCGTCCGGACGACCATGGGCGTCGACATGATCATCGAGCGTGGGCTGGAGGCCCTCGACGAGGCCGACACCCTCCTTGTCGCCGGCTGGTGCGCAGGCCCGGAGATCTCCCCGGAGCTCGGCGCGGCGGTCCTCGCGGCCCACACCCGCGGCGTGCGGATCATGGCCATCTGCTCGGGGATCTACATCCCGGCGAGTCTCGGTCTCCTGGACGGCCGTGCCGCCGCCACCCACTGGGAGCTGACCGCCGATCTCGCCGCGCGCTTCCCCCGGATCCGGCCCGACGCGTCCGTGCTCTACGTGGATCACGGTGACGTGGCGACGGCCGGCGCCACGGCCACGACCGTCGACCTCTGCCTGAACCAGGTCCGGCGCGACCACGGCGCGGCCCTGGCGATGCGGATCGGCCGGCAGCTGTCGGCCGCACCGCACCGGGAGGGCGGCCGGCGCCAGTATCCCGAGCTGCCGACCACCGGCCCGGTCGCCGACTCGCTCGCCCCGCTGCTCGACTGGATCACCGCCAACCTGGACCGGCCACTGACGGTCGAGGACATGGCGGCCCGCTCCGGCCTTTCCCGCCGTACCCTCAACCGTCACTTCACCGACCAGCTCGGCGTCTCTCCCGGCCGCTGGCTGCTCAACCGCCGCATAGCCAGCACCCGCGCCCTTCTCGAGGAGACCGACCTCCCCGTCGAGACGATCGCCCAGCGCGTCGGCCTGTCCTCGGCGGTGAACCTGCGCCGCCGCTTCCACGCCGCGCTGAACACCACGCCCGCCGCCTACCGGCGCTCCTTCCGCTGA
- a CDS encoding cysteine hydrolase family protein, whose protein sequence is MTTTALIIGDLQAGIVDNYPFAAGVLPVVERVLPAARAAGIPVIFIRFGLRASGLDVAAGNQVINTLRGAGTLFHEESPETLVHPRIEPLPGEAVILKRRASAFSGTDLDRLLRAQRVDSIVLAGVATGAMVAATFYDAADRDYRLTVLSDACADGEPDVHDFLVNRVFPARGADVLTGDEWAARL, encoded by the coding sequence ATGACCACCACCGCGCTCATCATCGGCGACCTACAGGCCGGCATCGTGGACAACTACCCCTTCGCCGCCGGCGTGCTCCCCGTCGTGGAAAGGGTTCTCCCTGCGGCCAGAGCCGCCGGAATCCCGGTGATCTTCATACGGTTCGGGCTCCGGGCCTCAGGCCTTGATGTGGCAGCGGGAAACCAGGTGATCAACACCTTGCGCGGGGCGGGGACGCTGTTCCACGAAGAATCCCCCGAGACGCTCGTGCACCCGCGCATCGAGCCGTTGCCGGGCGAGGCCGTCATCCTCAAGCGCCGCGCCAGCGCGTTCTCGGGGACCGACCTCGATCGGCTCCTGCGCGCCCAGCGCGTCGACTCGATCGTGCTGGCCGGTGTCGCGACCGGGGCGATGGTCGCCGCTACGTTCTACGACGCCGCCGACCGCGACTACCGCCTGACCGTGCTCAGCGACGCCTGCGCCGACGGGGAACCGGACGTGCACGACTTCCTGGTCAACCGCGTCTTCCCGGCCAGGGGCGCTGACGTCCTCACGGGCGACGAGTGGGCCGCCCGGCTGTGA
- a CDS encoding NAD-dependent epimerase/dehydratase family protein, protein MRTLVLGGTRFLSREIARQARDRGHEVVCAARGLAGDPPPDVEFVRVDRSEDGGLAPVEGSFDLVIDVARHPSSVRRAVAELAGRAGHWTFVSSCSVYSDSGEANQVMHEPLAADADEADPENYGPAKVACEQIVGEGALLVRAGLIVGPEDQSDRFTYWVDRLARGGPVLAPGSPDDLVQLVDVRDLAIWTLDSAEKGLSGPYDAISMPFGRGRLLAEIAEGLEVEPELVWAGQEFLVAQKVEPWMGPRSLPMWLPLPEYAGFMTRDTSATLAAGLHIRPVADTARDTLAWQRESGHTVSRSGLTAAEEAELLRMLA, encoded by the coding sequence ATGAGGACACTTGTTCTGGGTGGTACGAGATTCCTGTCCAGGGAGATCGCGCGGCAGGCGCGCGACCGCGGGCACGAGGTGGTGTGCGCGGCTCGCGGGCTCGCGGGCGATCCGCCGCCGGATGTCGAGTTCGTCCGGGTCGACCGGAGCGAGGACGGCGGGCTGGCGCCCGTGGAGGGATCGTTCGACCTCGTCATCGACGTCGCCAGGCATCCGAGCTCGGTACGGCGGGCCGTCGCGGAGCTCGCGGGCCGTGCCGGTCACTGGACGTTCGTGTCGTCGTGCAGTGTCTACTCCGACTCCGGCGAGGCCAACCAGGTCATGCACGAGCCGCTGGCCGCCGACGCCGACGAGGCCGACCCGGAGAACTACGGGCCGGCCAAGGTGGCGTGCGAGCAGATCGTCGGCGAGGGGGCGCTCCTCGTGCGCGCCGGGCTGATCGTGGGTCCGGAGGACCAGTCCGACCGGTTCACCTACTGGGTCGACCGGCTGGCACGTGGCGGGCCCGTGCTGGCTCCTGGGTCGCCCGACGATCTCGTCCAGCTCGTCGACGTGCGCGATTTGGCCATCTGGACCCTCGACTCGGCGGAGAAGGGGCTCTCCGGGCCGTACGACGCGATCTCCATGCCCTTCGGCAGGGGCAGGCTGCTGGCGGAGATCGCCGAGGGCCTGGAGGTGGAGCCCGAGCTGGTCTGGGCCGGCCAGGAGTTCCTCGTCGCGCAGAAGGTGGAGCCGTGGATGGGGCCGCGGTCGCTGCCGATGTGGCTGCCGTTGCCCGAATACGCCGGCTTCATGACCCGCGACACCTCCGCCACGCTGGCCGCCGGCCTGCACATCCGCCCGGTCGCCGACACGGCCCGCGACACGCTCGCCTGGCAGCGCGAGTCCGGCCACACGGTGAGCCGCTCCGGCCTCACGGCCGCCGAAGAGGCCGAGCTTCTCCGAATGCTCGCCTGA
- a CDS encoding MFS transporter has product MPALRLLRAIAFAVVCVAISLGMHVLAGGAAVDAAAPAGAAVLVAGGAFVLARRQRGLGTLLTAAFAAQYGLHHLFSAAAVQPPPVPGHGHGGLAADVSMLLAHVVTALLSAYWLERGETALATLLRLLAASVLTLLVCWAPPAVRRLAPRPSGESRASSVTRLLAAAVSRRDHPGPA; this is encoded by the coding sequence ATGCCCGCTCTGCGCCTGCTACGCGCCATCGCGTTCGCGGTCGTGTGCGTGGCGATCTCCCTGGGCATGCATGTGCTGGCCGGAGGCGCCGCAGTCGACGCGGCGGCGCCCGCCGGGGCGGCGGTGCTCGTGGCGGGCGGGGCCTTTGTGCTGGCCCGGCGGCAGCGGGGCCTGGGCACCCTGCTCACGGCGGCCTTCGCCGCCCAGTACGGCCTGCACCACCTGTTCTCCGCGGCCGCGGTGCAGCCGCCGCCGGTTCCCGGTCACGGACACGGCGGCCTGGCCGCGGATGTGTCCATGTTGCTGGCCCACGTCGTGACAGCACTGCTGTCGGCCTACTGGCTGGAGCGCGGCGAGACCGCCCTGGCCACGCTGCTGCGCCTGCTCGCCGCCTCGGTCCTCACCCTGCTGGTGTGCTGGGCGCCGCCCGCCGTACGGCGCCTCGCCCCGCGGCCCTCCGGGGAGAGCCGGGCCTCGTCCGTCACCCGACTGCTCGCCGCGGCCGTCTCCCGGCGCGACCACCCGGGTCCTGCTTGA